The window TTCGTATTGGGTGTACAGGCGCTCGAATTCGTCCTGATCGGCGAAGAACGCGTCGTACAAGCCCGGAACGTCAGACGGGCTGAACAGGGTGATGTCGCCGCCTTTCAGCAGGCGAGTGTACATCAACTTGTTGATCTGTACGCCGTAGTCCATGTGACGTACGCGGTTGCCCTCGACGCCACGGTTGTTTTTCAGTACCAGCAGGCTTTCAACTTCCAGATGCCACATCGGGTAGAACAGCGTGGCCGCACCGCCGCGTACGCCGCCCTGAGAGCAGGATTTCACCGCAGTCTGGAAGTGTTTATAGAACGGGATACAGCCGGTGTGGAACGCTTCACCGCCGCGAATCGGGCTACCCAGCGCACGAATGCGTCCAGCGTTGATGCCGATACCAGCGCGCTGGGAAACGTATTTCACGATGGCGCTGGAGGTCGCGTTAATGGAGTCCAGGCTGTCGCCGCACTCGATCAGCACGCAAGAGCTGAACTGACGGGTTGGGGTACGCACGCCAGACATGATTGGCGTTGGCAGCGAAATTTTAAACGTCGAAACGGCGTCGTAGAAACGCTTAACGTATTCCAGACGGGTTTCACGCGGGTAGTTCGAGAACAGGCAAGCTGCTACCAGAATATAGAGGAACTGAGCGCTTTCGTAAATTTCACCGGTGACGCGGTTTTGTACCAGATATTTGCCTTCTAACTGCTTCACGGCAGCATAGGAGAAGGTCATATCGCGGTCATGTTCGATGAACGAGTCCATCTGCTTGAACTCTTCTTCCGTGTAGTCTTCCAGCAGATGATTGTCGTATTTGCCCATCTCAACCATTTTAACAACATGGTCATACAGTTTTGGCGGTTCGAACTCACCGTAGGCTTTCTTGCGCAGGTGGAAAATCGCCAGACGAGCGGCCAGATATTGATAATCCGGTGCATCGCGGGAGATCAGATCGGCGGCGGCTTTGATAATCGTTTCGTGAATATCGGAAGTCTTGATGCCGTCATAAAACTGAATGTGGGAGCGAAGCTCGACCTGAGAAATCGATACGTTATTCAGTCCTTCTGCCGCCCAATCCAGAACTCGGTGGATTTTGTCGAGATTGATGCGCTCTGTACTACCATCACGCTTTGTCACCAGCAGACTCTGATTCATGTGGTTTTTTACCTGTCCGTGAAAGAAAAAAATATCCCCCGTATTATCCACAGTGCCATGTTGTGACTAAGTCTGTGGATAAATACTATATGTAGGGGTTGTTTGATAAGATAGACGCTATATGGTGAGTATTCTAGTAGGGATTCTTTTCAGTACAAGAGTTGATTTTGGCGTTAAATTGAGGTTGCAAAAGGGTAATAATCGCTAAGTGCGCGTCTTATAAGGCCTGGCGAGGATGTCAATAATTGAGAAAAAAAATAGAAAATTTGATCGAGTGCTGATTTCTTCATCGAAGAGCGATTACGTTATATGATCTGGCACAGAGTTTGTACGCCTGATAAGCGAAACGTCATCAGGCGTGCAGATAAGTTACTCGGCTTTCGCGGTGGTGTGCACCATATAGTTCACGTCCACGCCTGGACCCAGCTTAAAGGTGTTGGTGATAGGGTTGTAGTGCAGGCCGGTCATGTGGCGCTCTTTTAACACTGTCTGATCAACCCACTGTAACAATTCCGCAGGCTTAATAAATTTTTTCACATCATGCGTGCCTTTGGGCACCATGCGCAGAATGTACTCCGCGCCAACCACAGCCATCAGCCACGACTTGCCGTTGCGATTGAGCGTGGAGAAAAACACCTCGCCGCCTGGTTTCACCAACTGCGCGCAGGCTCTGACCACCGACTGCGGATCCGGTACGTGTTCCAGCATTTCCATGCAGGTCACTACGTCATACTGGTGTGCATGTTTTTCGGCGTGTTGTTCTACAGTTTCTTGTACGTATTCCACCTGAATGCCACTTTCCAGCGCATGCAGTTTTGCCACCTGTAGCGGTTCAAAACCCATATCCAGGCCGGTGACTGTTGCGCCTTCGCGCGCCATGCTTTCAGCCAGAATGCCGCCTCCGCAGCCGACGTCGAGCACTTTTTTACCAAACAGCCCGCCTGAGCGCTCGGTGATATAACCCAGACGCAGCGGGTTAATGCGGTGCAGAGGCTTAAATTCACCTTCAAGATCCCACCAGCGCGACGCGACTGCTTCAAATTTGGCAATTTCTTCATGGTCAACGTTCTGAGTCACCGGGGCTTTTTCGGCATTCATTGGGGCTTCTACTCCTTAATTAGCAATACAAACGAGTATATCAGCCTGGCAGGATGAATAAAGCCTCTCTCAGGGGGAATCCATTTACCTGAATCTGCACGGATGTGTTATAATTTGCGACCTTTGAATCCGGGATACAGTAGAGGGATAGCGGTTAGATGAGCGACCTTGCGAGAGAAATTACACCGGTCAACATTGAGGAAGAGCTGAAGAGCTCGTATCTGGATTATGCGATGTCGGTCATTGTTGGCCGTGCGCTGCCGGACGTCCGAGATGGCCTGAAGCCGGTTCACCGTCGCGTACTTTACGCCATGAACGTATTGGGCAACGACTGGAATAAAGCCTATAAAAAATCTGCCCGTGTCGTTGGTGACGTAATCGGTAAATACCACCCTCATGGTGATACCGCCGTTTACGACACCATTGTTCGTATGGCGCAGCCATTCTCCCTGCGTTACATGCTGGTGGATGGTCAGGGTAACTTTGGTTCTGTCGATGGCGACTCCGCCGCAGCGATGCGTTATACGGAAATCCGTATGTCGAAAATCGCCCACGAGCTGATGGCTGACCTGGAAAAAGAAACGGTTGATTTCGTCGATAACTATGACGGCACCGAACGCATTCCGGACGTCATGCCGACCAAAATTCCTAACCTGCTGGTGAACGGTTCGTCCGGTATCGCGGTAGGTATGGCGACCAACATTCCGCCGCACAACCTGACAGAAGTGATTAACGGCTGTCTGGCCTACATTGACGATGAAGACATCAGCATTGAAGGGCTGATGGAACACATCCCAGGCCCGGACTTCCCGACCGCCGCGATCATCAACGGTCGTCGTGGTATTGAAGAAGCCTATCGTACTGGTCGCGGTAAAGTGTACATTCGCGCCCGCGCGGAAGTTGAAGCTGACGCGAAAACCGGTCGTGAAACCATCATCGTGCACGAAATTCCGTATCAGGTGAACAAAGCGCGCCTGATTGAGAAAATTGCCGAGTTGGTAAAAGACAAACGCGTTGAAGGCATCAGCGCGCTGCGTGACGAGTCTGATAAAGACGGTATGCGCATCGTGATTGAAGTCAAACGTGACGCGGTCGGGGAAGTGGTTCTCAACAACCTTTACTCCCAGACCCAGCTGCAGGTTTCCTTCGGTATTAACATGGTTGCGCTGCACCATGGTCAGCCGAAGATCATGAACCTGAAAGATATTATCGCTGCGTTTGTGCGTCACCGTCGTGAAGTGGTTACTCGCCGTACTATTTTTGAACTGCGTAAAGCCCGCGATCGCGCCCACATCCTTGAAGCGCTGGCGATTGCACTGGCCAACATCGATCCGATCATTGAACTGATCCGTCGTGCGCCGACCCCGGCTGAAGCAAAAGCCGGACTGGTTGCCCGTTCGTGGGAGCTGGGTAACGTATCGGCGATGCTGGAACGTGCCGGTGATAACGCTGCCCGTCCTGAATGGCTGGAACCTGAGTTTGGCGTGCGTGACGGTCAGTACTACCTGACTGAACAGCAAGCCCAGGCAATTTTGGATCTGCGCTTGCAGAAACTGACCGGCCTTGAGCATGAAAAACTGCTCGACGAATACAAAGAGCTGCTGGAGCAGATCGCTGAATTGCTGCACATTTTGGGCAGCGCCGATCGCCTGATGGAAGTGATCCGTGAAGAGATGGAGCTGGTTCGCGAGCAGTTCGGTGATGAGCGTCGCACTGAAATCACCGCCAACAGCGCTGACATCAATATCGAAGATCTGATCACCCAGGAAGATGTTGTCGTGACCTTGTCTCACCAGGGTTACGTTAAATATCAGCCGTTAACCGATTACGAAGCACAGCGTCGTGGCGGTAAGGGTAAATCAGCAGCACGTATTAAAGAAGAAGACTTCATCGACCGCCTGCTGGTGGCCAACACCCACGACACGATCCTGTGCTTCTCCAGCCGTGGTCGTCTGTACTGGATGAAGGTCTATCAGCTGCCGGAAGCGAGCCGTGGTGCGCGTGGACGTCCAATCGTCAACCTGCTGCCGCTGGAAGCCAACGAACGTATCACCGCGATTCTGCCGGTACGCGAGTACGAAGAGGGCGTGAACGTCTTTATGGCAACCGCTAGCGGTACCGTGAAGAAAACGGCGCTGACCGAGTTCAGCCGTCCACGTTCAGCCGGTATTATTGCGGTTAACCTGAATGAAGGCGACGAGCTGATTGGCGTGGATCTGACCTCCGGGTCTGACGAAGCGATGCTGTTCTCTGCCGCGGGTAAAGTGGTGCGCTTCAAAGAAGACGCCGTTCGTGCGATGGGTCGTACTGCGACCGGCGTACGTGGTATCAAACTGGCGGGCGAAGACAAAGTCGTTTCTCTGATTATTCCACGTGGCGAAGGCGCTATCCTGACCGTGACGCAAAACGGTTATGGTAAGCGTACTGCGGCAGAAGAGTATCCGACTAAGTCGCGTGCGACGCAGGGCGTTATCTCCATCAAAGTCACCGAACGCAACGGTTCCGTTGTTGGCGCGGTGCAGGTGACCGATAGCGACCAGATCATGATGATCACCGATGCTGGTACGTTGGTGCGTACTCGCGTGTCGGAAATCAGCGTGGTTGGGCGTAACACCCAGGGCGTTATCCTCATCCGCACGGCGGATGATGAAAACGTGGTGGGTCTGCAACGTGTAGCTGAACCGGTTGATGACGAAGAACTGGATTCTATCGACGGAAGTGCTGCGGAAGGGGACGATGATATCGCGCCTGAAGCAGAAAGCGATGACGATGCGGCGGATGACGCAGAAGAGTAATTAAGTCGTAATGAGAAGGGCCGGAGAAATCCGGCCCTTTTTTTTAGTTCATCCTTTCTACAATCATTGCAATCCCCTGACCGCCGCCGATGCACAGTGTAGCCAGTCCGAGGGTTTTATCCCGCGCTTGTAGCGCGTGAAGCAACGTGACCAGAATACGCGCCCCGCTGGCGCCGATAGGGTGCCCAAGCGCGATTGCTCCGCCGTTGACATTCACCTTTTGTGCATCAAATCCCAGCGTTTTCCCTACTGCCAGAAACTGTGCGGCAAACGCCTCATTGGCTTCAATCAGGTCGATATCAGACAATTGAAGCCCGCTCAGTTGCAGCACTTTTTGCGTCGCCGGAACCGGCCCCATGCCCATGATGGCGGGTGCGACGCCGCCGCCGGCATAGGCTTTGATGCGCGCCAGCGGCTTCAGCCCAGCAGCCAGCGCCGCCGCTTCTTCCATGATTACCAGCGCGGCAGCACCGTCGTTGATCCCCGAAGCGTTACCGGCCGTGACGGTACCCGCTTTGTCGAAGGCCGGACGTAATGCGGCAAGGCCTTCCGCCGTAGAGTCGGCTTTGGGGAATTCATCACGATCAAACATGATCGCTTTTTTCCGCGATACCACACTCACCGGGACGATCTCTGCCTCAAATGCGCCTGACTCTATTGCCGATACCGCTTTACGCTGCGACATCAGCGCCAGTTCATCCTGCATCTCCCGGCTAATGCCATACTCCTTGGCAACGTTTTCAGCGGTGATCCCCATATGGTAGCCATGCTCGGCGCAGATCAGACCGTCGCGCAGGATTACATCTGACAATTGTCCGTCCCCGAGGCGATATCCCCAGCGGGCTTTGGCGTCTAACAGATACGGTGCCTGGCTCATGTTTTCCATGCCGCCGGCGACAATTGCCTGAGCTTGTCCGGCCTGGATTGCCTGAGCGGCAAGCGCCACGCTTTTGAGGCCCGAGCCGCACACTTTGTTGAGGGTAAAACCGCATACGGTGTCGGCGAGACCGCTTTTTAACAGCGCCTGGCGTGCAGGGTTCTGTCCTAAACCAGACTGCAGCACGTTGCCCATGATCACCTCGTCAACCCGGAGTGGGTCAAGGCGGGCGCGCTCTAGGGCGGCTTTAATCACGGTTGCTCCGAGTTCGACGGCGCCGGTGGTGGCCAGTGAACCATTAAAGTTACCGATTGCGGTACGCGCCGCACTGACGATGACACAATTTTTCATTTTTCTGTTCCCTTAAATAAGTGGTTGCCGTCAGAACAAGGTCAATCCAATGACGAAAATGACGCCGGAGAAAAGCAGGGCGGTGATGCAGTAGCCCATAATGTCGCGCACGCCCAGCCCGGCGATAGCCAGCGCAGGTAATGCCCAGAACGGTTGCGCCATGTTCATCCACTGCTCGCCGTAGGCGATGGCCATCACCGATTTACCCAGGTCGGCACCGAGCGCCTGCGCGGCAGGCAACACGAACGGTCCCTGAATAACCCAGTGTCCGCCACCTGATGGCACGGCAAAGTTAATCAGCGCGGAACTGAAGAAGGTCATTAATGGGAAGGTGTCTTTGTTGGCGACGTCGATGAAGAATTCGGTAATCAGCCCGCCGAGACCGGAATGCTCCATCATTAGTTGGATCCCGGCGTAGAAGGGGAACTGTACCAGGATCCCCGCGGTGCTGCGGGCGGCGGCGCTGACGGCACGCATATAGGCCATTGGCGTTTTGTGCAGCAGCAGACCGGCAATCATAAACATCAGGTTGACGGTGTTGATGGTGAGGTTGAAACCCTTGTCGGCGAAATACAGTGCCAGGTAAGCAATCCCCAGTCCGCCAATGATCAGCGTCAGAATACGGCTCTCTTCCAGACGCTCGGACGGCGGTGCGTCTGGCGGGAGTTTCTTCTGGAAATCATCTTCTTCCAGCAATAATTTTGGATCGATGCTGATCACATCAGACGGTTTCGGCGTCATCATGCGTGTGATGAACGGCATGACCACAATGAGCGCCAGAGTGATGAAAATATTGAAATCGGTAAACAGGGTGTCGCTGACCGGAATTAACCCGGCAACGTGCTCGACCGGGTTGCCCGGCGTTGCTGCCAGCAACGGCATTGAGCCGGAGAAGCCGCCACCCCAGGTCAGAAAGCCGATGTAGGCGCAGGCAATCAGCAGCGGGTAGTCAGAGCCGGGTACCCGACGGGCGACTTCACGAGCAAACATCGCTCCCACCACCAGACCAAAGCCCCAGTTGATGACGCTGGCGACCGCGGCAAAGAATGTCACCAGCATAACGCCCTGTGTGGGGGTTTTAGCGGCTGAAGCGGCGGTGCGCAGCAGACTTTTAACCGGACCGGAGCTGGCCAGCGCGTGGCCGGTGACGATGATCAGCGCCATCTGCATACCAAATGCCAGCAGATTCCAGAAGCCGTCTCCCCAGAACTTGACCATGCTGATCGGTGTTTGCGGCGTCAACCACAGCGCAATGGCGAACGTTATCAGCGTCAGCAGCATGGCGAAGATCAGCGGATCGGGCAGCCAGCGGCTGACGAAACGCGTCATAAAGCGTGACATACGGCCAATCATACGTCACCTCGCAGGATGACTAGGTCGGTAGCGACAGCAAATTGTGCGTCGGTTTTCTCACGCAGGGCGGTGATATCGCAGCCTTCCGCGATTTCTGTCAGCCACATTTTACCGTCAATGAAGCGGAAAACGGCGAGTTCGGTGACCAGCATATGTACCGCGTGCTGGGCCGTCAGTGGCATGGTGCAATGGCGGAGAATTTTAGCCGCGCCATCTTTCGCACAATGTTCCATGGCGATAATGACTTTACGCGCGCCGGTGACCAGATCCATTGCGCCGCCCATGCCGGGCACCATCTTACCGGGAACCACCCAGTTGGCGAGGTTAGCCTGTTCATCAACCTGCAACCCACCGAGGACACAGGCATCAACATGGCCGCCGCGAATTAACGCGAATGACATGGCGCTATCAAACATTGCGGCACCGGGCAAAATACCACACGGTTGCCCACCGGCGTTGACCAGATCGGGATGGGCGGTGGTGACCGGACCCAACCCGAGAAAACCGTTCTCGGACTGCAAGGTAATGTGAATATCGGCTGGCAGGTAGTTGGCGACCATCGTCGGCAGACCGATACCTAAGTTCACCACGTCGCCGTCGCGAAGTTCTTGCGCCACGCGGCGCGCAATACGTTGTTTAGCATCCATAATCAGGCCTCCAGAGGGGAAATGATGTGGTCGATAACGGCGCCGGGGGTGATTATCTGGTCAGGGAGAAGCTCACCTATTTCGACCATTTCATCCGGCTCCACCAGCGTGAGGTCGGCGGCAAGGGCGATCAGTGGGTTGAAATTGCGCGCGCTGAGTTGATAGGTGAGGTTGCCAAGCATGTCTGCGCGGTGCGCACGAATCAGCGCCAGATCTGCACGCAACGGGCGTTCAAGCAGCCAGGTTTTGCCATCAAGCGTCAGGGTCTGCTTGCCGTCTTCGACAATGGTGCCGACGCCGGTAGGTGTCAGAAAACCGCCAAGCCCCGCGCCGCCGCAGCGGATTTGCTCTATCAGGGTACCTTGCGGCACCAGTTGAACCTCCATTTCACCGGCAATCATGCGTCGACCGGTTTCAGGATTGGTGCCAATGTGCGAAGCAATCACTTTGCTCACACGGCCATTGACGATCAGTGGCCCGATCCCGGTATCGACAAAGGCGGTATCGTTAGCGATAAGTGTCAGGTCTCTGACGCCGGACTCAAGTAAAGCTTCAACCAAACGGGGTGGGGTACCTACGCCCATAAAGCCCCCGACCATGATGGTCATGCCGTCGCGAAAGAAATGTGTAGCGTCTTGTAAGGTAAGAAGTTTTGTTTTCATTCTATTTCCCTGTTGCCTGGTCCATTTTGGGTACATCAGGGAATTGCAAGCGGGATGCCAGAATGGTGAAATAGAAAGGAATATCGTTAATTCATTGAATTTGTAGGGTTATTTGTTCTCAGGCTATGTGATAGTGATGGGGGGGCTATGCAGAGTTTTGCGCAGTGTGCAAAATTCTGCATAGCAACTTTCTGTCTCAAACCCCTGTCGGGTCGATGTCATATTCTTGAAGTTTATACATCAGGGCGCGTCGGCTGATACCCAGCATCAGCGCCGTGCGGGTGCGGTTTCCGTCCTGTTGTTCAAGAACCTCCACGATGATCCGTTTTTCCTCGCGTTTAATTTCTTCTTTCAGGCTACGTTCCCCCGTTTGAGTGGGTTTTACTTCGGTTATTGCGCTGACGGGTGAACGGAACTGGTCGGGAAGATCGTCGGCAAAAATCACCGCGCCGGTGTTCATTACCACCGCGCGTTCAATCACATTGGAGAGTTCACGGATATTGCCCGGCCACGACCAGGCACTGAGGATCGACATTGCTGTTGGGTCGATATCGATGATATCGCGCTGATTCTCAGAACTGAATTTTTGTAAAAAATGGTTGGCCAGCAGGGCGATATCCTCCCGCCGCTCACGTAACGGTGGCAGCTGAAGGTGGATGACATTCAAACGATAAAACAGATCTTCGCGGAAAGTGCCTGCTTTCACCATTGTTTGCAGGCTACGGTTGGTGGCGGCGATAATGCGGATATCGACGCGAATGGTTTGATGCCCGCCGATGCGTTCAAATTCTCTTTCCTGCAAAATGCGCAGCAGCTTCGCCTGCAGGCCTGGTGGCATTTCGCCAATTTCATCAAGGAAAAGCGTACCCTGATGGGCGCGTTCGAATAAACCCTGGCGTAGCGTTTGCGCCCCGGTAAACGCCCCCTTTTCATGACCGAACAGCTCGCTTTCCAGTAACGATTCCGGCAGGGCGGCGCAGTTGATTTTGATAAAAGGACCGTTGGCGCGTCTGCTGTTGTAGTGGATTGCCCGGGCGATCAGCTCTTTTCCGGTGCCGCTCTCACCGCTTACCAACACGCTGGCCTGCGAGAGGGTGATTTTCGCCGTATCTTTACAGATATCCTGCATTAGCGGGCTGTTGGTCAGGATATGCCCCCATTGCCAGCTGGTGCTCAGCGCTTTATGCAGGTTGCGGATCTCCTGCTTCATCGCCTGTAGCTGCAACGTGCGCTGGATAACCAGGTTAAGCTCATCCAGATCGAAAGGTTTGATCACGTAATCAAATGCGCCGCTGCGTAATGCTTCCACTGCCGTCTCAACTTCGGCGTAAGCGGTCATCAGAATGACGGGGATACGCGGCTGACACGTACGCATACGTTTCAGTGCCTCAATACCGTCCATGACCGGCATGCGAATGTCCATCAACACTACGTCAGGCTGCTTTTCGTTAAACAGCGCCAGGCCAGCCTCACCGTCGCAGGCGCTGTGCGTCTCATGTCCTTGTAGAGAAAACGCGGTAGTCAGCATACGGCAAACATTGGCTTCATCATCAACGATGAGAATACGGTAGGTGGTTTTCATTCTGACGGGGTTTCCTGCGGATGAGTCGGTAAAATAAGGGTGAAGGTTGCACCGCAGCCCGGCATGCTGGCGACGCGAATATCGCCCTGATGGGCGTTAATAATCCGTTGGCTGAGGGCCAGACCAAGCCCTGTTCCCGAGGCTTTGGTGGTGAAGAACGGATCAAATATTTTTTTCTGCAGCGCAATATCGATGCCGCAGCCGTTATCCTCGATGGTCACTGCCTGTTGTGACGCCGTGTATTGCCAGGTACGGATCTTAATGTCACCGCGTGCGCTGATGGCTTGTACCGCGTTGATTAAAATGTTGAGGATCACCTGCTTAAGTAACTCGCGATCGGCAACGATCGCCGGCAGGTTGGGGTGTAACTCCGTGGTAAAATTAATGCGCGCCTGAATACCAGCGGTTTGAACCAGGATCAGCGTTTCTGCAATCAGCGTATTGAGCTGTACCTGCTGCCATTTGCTGCGTCGCGGACGAGAAAAATCCAACAGTTGCTGAATGACCCTGTTGATTGAGTCAATCTCGTTCAGCACCACGGATAAATATTCCTGATGCTCCGGCAAGGTCGTTTGTTGGCGGATAATCTGCACATAACCACGGATTGCCGTCAGCGGATTTCTCACTTCATGAGCCACTCCGGCCATCAGTTCGCCGAGGGTGGCAAGCCGTTCAGTTTGTGCCAGTCGCCGCTGGGTCTCTTTACGGGCGGTTAAATCGGAGAAGAAAACCAATGCGCCGATCAGTTCACCGTGTGCATTATGGATCCGGCTGGAAGTGACGCTTATCTCAATGACACGGTCGCGTCCGGGAAAGCTGACTTCCTGAGCGACATGTTCGGTACCATGTTCCAGCGTATCCAGCACTGGGCTGGAAAATGGGGTGTTGGAAAAAATCCTGGCATAAGGTTGCCCGACTAACTCATGCAACGTGTAACCGGTAATTTGTTCCGCTGCGGGGTTCATCGTGGTGACATCACCCTGTCTGTCGATAGCAATCACCCCGTCGGCGGCGTTTTCAATAATCAGATCGTTAAGGGTTTTGGTTTCCAGCAGCGTTTGCGCCAGCGCATTGACGCTGCGGCTAATTTGCCCCAGTTCGCCGGGCAATTCTGGCAGTCGGGTTGGCGTCTTTTGTCCCAGCGTTAACAGACCGTCGGTGATGATGTCGATATTGGCGCTGAGACGGCGGGAGAACAGCACGATCAGCAGCAGGCTGATGAGCAGTCCTGCCGCCAGCACGGCGACGATTCTGACGTCCATTTTTCTCGCTTGCTGGCGAATATCTTCCGTCAGTTCATTGGCCCAGATATAGCCAATAACCTCACCATGACGTTTGATCGGTAGCATTGAATTAAGGATGTCGCCGCGCACCTGTTGGCCTGAGACGACGATGGCCGACTGGGTGCTCATCACGTCACGTCCTGGGTGGTCAGGTGAGATAGTGAGTCCCACATTGCCCTGATAAAGCGCAGAAGGGGAGTA of the Citrobacter freundii genome contains:
- the atoC gene encoding acetoacetate metabolism transcriptional regulator AtoC, which gives rise to MKTTYRILIVDDEANVCRMLTTAFSLQGHETHSACDGEAGLALFNEKQPDVVLMDIRMPVMDGIEALKRMRTCQPRIPVILMTAYAEVETAVEALRSGAFDYVIKPFDLDELNLVIQRTLQLQAMKQEIRNLHKALSTSWQWGHILTNSPLMQDICKDTAKITLSQASVLVSGESGTGKELIARAIHYNSRRANGPFIKINCAALPESLLESELFGHEKGAFTGAQTLRQGLFERAHQGTLFLDEIGEMPPGLQAKLLRILQEREFERIGGHQTIRVDIRIIAATNRSLQTMVKAGTFREDLFYRLNVIHLQLPPLRERREDIALLANHFLQKFSSENQRDIIDIDPTAMSILSAWSWPGNIRELSNVIERAVVMNTGAVIFADDLPDQFRSPVSAITEVKPTQTGERSLKEEIKREEKRIIVEVLEQQDGNRTRTALMLGISRRALMYKLQEYDIDPTGV
- the atoS gene encoding two-component system sensor histidine kinase AtoS; this encodes MPDLKWLTRRLTPRRLRNQMIMMAILMVTVPTISIGYIVETEGRSAVLSEKEKKLSSVLALLNDALGDRFSDYANLPRDARIRALNQALGPITERITQAFPGVGAGYYHKALDAVITYSPSALYQGNVGLTISPDHPGRDVMSTQSAIVVSGQQVRGDILNSMLPIKRHGEVIGYIWANELTEDIRQQARKMDVRIVAVLAAGLLISLLLIVLFSRRLSANIDIITDGLLTLGQKTPTRLPELPGELGQISRSVNALAQTLLETKTLNDLIIENAADGVIAIDRQGDVTTMNPAAEQITGYTLHELVGQPYARIFSNTPFSSPVLDTLEHGTEHVAQEVSFPGRDRVIEISVTSSRIHNAHGELIGALVFFSDLTARKETQRRLAQTERLATLGELMAGVAHEVRNPLTAIRGYVQIIRQQTTLPEHQEYLSVVLNEIDSINRVIQQLLDFSRPRRSKWQQVQLNTLIAETLILVQTAGIQARINFTTELHPNLPAIVADRELLKQVILNILINAVQAISARGDIKIRTWQYTASQQAVTIEDNGCGIDIALQKKIFDPFFTTKASGTGLGLALSQRIINAHQGDIRVASMPGCGATFTLILPTHPQETPSE